The following is a genomic window from Haloarcula sp. CBA1127.
AACGTCTGTTCGCGCCCAGTCCCGCTGTCGGTCGTCATCACGTCCGAGAAGCGCAACCAGTGGCGGGAAGATCCCGTCGGACTCGCGACCGCCGAACGGGAACGCCGGTACCTCGCTGCGAAGTACATCCGTCCGGCATTCCGGGCAGCCTACCGGACGCTCAGAACGGAGGTGAACCAGTACACCAACGAACAAGACCGAGTCGAGAACGCTGAAGAGACGAAACACTTCGCGATGCGACCGGCGCTGGACGAACTCTACCGAAAACAGAGCGGCCTGCTGGTCTCGCTGCTGGACGGATTCGAGGACATGAGGGCAGTTGACGACTGGCTTTCTCGGCTCGACACCGGCACGCTCGGCGAGCTTTATAAGGTCGAACCGGACTTCGACTGGAAGATCCACGACCGGGCCAGCGCGCAACGAGCCCTCCTCGAGGAAGGGACGAAGTACAAACGCGAGCGCGAGCTGTGGGGTGCGACGTACCTCTTGCCGGCGTACAACCGCGCAGTCGAGCGCTGGGCGAGTCAGGCCGACGAGCATCACGCCGACGAAACCGGTGAGCACGAATCTCCGAGGACGATGTAACCATGTCAGAGCTATATGACCCCCAGGAGCTGGGCTTCGAAGCACCGCACTACGGAAGCGCACAGTGGACGGACGACAGTCGTCGGCACTCCGACGGGGCCTACCTTCGCCGCCTCCATGGCATGCCGTCGTTCAATCCCGACCAGTTCGACGAGGACGGTCTTGTTCCGGCTTTCTGGGACCACACATGGGACGGCGGCCGCAACCAGCCCAGTGGCGGCGTCGAGTGGTTCGCAACAGGTCCGCCGAACTCCGGCAAGACGACGCTGGCACTCCGGGCCGCCCAAATCGACATGGAGGTCAACAACTCACGAGTAGTCTGGCGAGCTGCGACAGGCTCGCGGTCGGAGTGGCTCCCGTACGCCCCTGTCGCACACGTGTGCCTCCCGAAGGGGTACGAGGCAAACGCGCGTGTCGTCCCGAAAGGCGGTGACCGGAACTCGATGGGCAAAGAAGTCCCGCTCGAAGACGTCGTCCGGAAGGTCACGTACTACAGTGATATCATGGACCTGAACCTGAACGTCCTGCAGGACGGCGTGTTTCACGTCGTCTATCCAGACCCGAAGATGCGAGGGTGTCAGTGGGTCTACGAGGAATCCGACAAGGTCATCGACGGCGTCGAGTTTCAGGAGGGTGACCCGGTCGATCACTGGTGGTTCGGCTGGGCGTTGTCGCTCGTCGAACGCGGCCCGTTCGACTGGACAACCTGGATTTGCGACGAGGTCGCGTCGCTCGCTCGGGAGGGCGTCTCGAAGGACAAGTACGCCACACTCCAGAAAGTCCAACTTGCCGGGACCGCCGTTGAGGACTTCCGGAAGAACGGCATCATCGGCCTCTTTTTCGGCCACAAGGACAAGCACCTGCACAATCTCTGGACTGACCGGATTCGCTGGCGCGTCGCAATGAACGGGACCGCGAATCCTCACGGCGGCTCCGCGCCGAAAGGATTTGACTCTGTTCCGATGGAGGACAACATCACCGCCGATCTTGACATCGGCGAGGCGGTGATGTACTCCGAACAAGGATTCACTTGGCCGCCGATAACGTGGCCGGAGATCTCGAAGCCGATTCACGGTGACCTGAAAGTGTACCTCTCTGAGACCGACTCGGACCGAACTGCAGTCCCAGGGGGTGCGTCGGCATGATCGGCCCGACCCCATGGACCATTCGTCGACGATCATCGTCGACGGTCTCAAACCTCGGCTGTATCCTCTCAGTTTTCGTAGACGAACCCAGGGGGTCGGACTGCCGGAGACTGGGGCCCGCACCGATTTCGCGGCGAGTTCTAGGATTTTACGCGCGCGCGGAATTCCAGACAAGACGAGAGCACCCCCCGTGTGGGCAGGCGCATTATGCGACGCGAGCGTGCGCCGCTGGCTGGTCGCGATCAACACTCGAAATTCTGAGAGGTTTCGACGAGTCGGAGGTGTCGACCAGTGCTGATAACACCAATCGATTTGCTTCGCGGACTGCTGCAGTTCGGACTTGAGAACTTCGGACTGACTGGGCTCGGTGTCGGCGTTGGAACGTTGATGACGACCGGACTCTGGCTGTGGTGGGGCTTCAAACTGAAAGGGATCGTTGCACTCGTCGCGACGGTCGGGCGGACGGCGACCCGTCACGCGCTGGTATCTGTTCTCTTCTCGGCAGCGCTGTTCGGACTGCTGTTCTGGACCGGAATCATTCCCGGCGTCAACATCCAGGCCGCGATAGATGTCCTCACCAACGGCATTGACGTGACAATGGAGGCACTCCGATGAGCGTCGACGCTGAGTCACTCCCGATCGTCGATGACGTCGATGTCTACCACGTCGGCGAACACTACGCCCGGACCGTCAGCCAGACTATCGCCGTTCGCGGCCAGATTCGACAGCGCTCCTCGGTCGACCCGAAACTTGACGAGGCCGGCTTCGAGTGCTACCGTTGCGGCACGCTCCATCGCATTCCACAGGGCTACGGCGGGATTCGAGAACCGACTATCTGCGAAGGCTGTGAGAAACGTGGCCCGTTCAGATTGGTCAACGAACAGTGTCTATACGTCGATTACCAGGCACTCCGGCTCCAGCCTGTGCCCGAGCGCGTTGAGGAGGGCACAGAGACAATCGATGCTCATCTCACCGAACAGTTGGCTCGACGCGGCGTTGAGTCCGGCGAGGTCGTCACACTCGTCGCCGAGTACAAGGCCGTCCATCCAGATGGTTCGACGGTCGGCCAGAAGATCCTCGATGTCGAGGAGGTCATCGTCGAGGAATCAGCCAAGCAGAAGGCCGACCGCGCTGCCCATCGTGACGTCATCGAGGAGCTCGCCGCCACCCACGATCCGATGCCGACGCTCATCGACTCGATTGCGCCGAACCACTACGGTGACGAGCACATCAAAGAGAGCCTCATCCTGCAGTTGGTTCGTGGCAACTCACCCGATGACGAGGGTACCAACCACCGCGGCCTAATCCATCAGCTGCAGCTGGGCGACCCCGGCACTGGGAAGACGGACTTCGGCGAGGCGCTGACGGCGCTAAGTCCACGAGCCCAGAAGACTTCTGGCAACGAGGGCACTTCCGCTGCTGGCCTGACCGCCGCGATGACCAGAGACGGGTTCGACGACCGCGATCTGACCGTCACCGCTGGCGCGATTCCGAAGTGTTCCGGCGGTGCCGTGTTCGTCGACGAACTCGATAGCGCTGGCTCGTCCGAACAGAACGCCGTCCTCGAGGCGATGGAATCCGGGAAAGTGACCGTCGAGAAGGCCGGCGAGCGCGCGGTCCTGAATGCCGAGACGGCCATGCTCATGGCCGCCAACCCGGAGGACGGCCACTTCCGAACCGGCGAAAGCCCGATTCAGCAAACGAATATCATCTCGCCGCTGCTGGACCGGTTCGACCTGATATGGGTCCTGCGCGAGCGCACAGACCGGGAGGAAATCGATGACTTAGCGGGCCACATCATCGACGGCCGAGACGTTGCCACGAGGCAAGATCGGGGCGACGACGTCCCCGACGAGCTTCGCGAGGATGTCGACGGAGACCTTCCCATCGAGGCGCTGCGGGCGTACCTGCAGGCGTGTCGCGAACTCACGCCCACGTTTGCGGACGACGCGGTCAAAGACGCGCTCCGCGAGTGGTACGTGGCCGTGAAGACGCGGCTGGTCGCTCGCGAGGACGAGGAAGACCGGACCATCCCGGTGACGCCGCGGTCGCTCCTGGACCTCATCCGGCTGGCCGAAGCGTCGGCGAAGGCCCGCCACTCCGAGACCATCGAGATGGTCGACGCCGAGCGAGCCACGCGGCTGAAGAGTCGGTCATTCCGCGAACTGGGGCTCGACCCCGGCCCGGATGTGGAGGTCGAGACCGACGACGACGGCCAGCTGGTCGTCACCTCCGACGCCCCGACCGCCGTCGTGACCGAGGTCGTCGAAGAGCTGAAGTTCGACGGGGCTGGCTACGGCGCGGACCGAGAGGCTGTCGTCGACGCTGTCGTCGAGGAGGCTGACGATCTGGACCACGACGAGGCTGAACAATTGATAGAGGAGATGCTGACGGCAGAGACGATTGACGAAACTCCTGACGGGAGGCTCATCGCATGATTCAAGAGATACATCAGTTCCAATTCGAACACGCACTGTTCGCACTGCTGGTCGTCCTGTGCATCGCGCTCGTGGATGTCAGTGCCGCCGCTTCGGCGCTCTTTGTCAAACCACTCTCCAGCGCTAGAGAACTGGTTACTGCCGTCCTGCGGCGGCCGGTTGCCGGCTACACCGGGCTGGCTGGGCTGTTCGTAATATCCTACGTTGGTGTTTGCTGGGTGTTCGTTTTCAAGACGCACGCTGACGAAAGAGGGGGCGACCCATGACTGTCGTTCCCGAAGGCTCGTGGGTCGAAGAGGTTCGCGGCCACCCACGAAAGCTCGTCGCCCTAGTCGTTGGATTGGGACTGGTCGCGGCGGGCAGTCAGGTGTTACTGTGGCCAGGTCTCGTCTTGTCGAGTCTCGCCGTCGGGCAGTTGGTAGCCTACTGGGGCGATGAAACGGACCCGACCGTCGAGCGGAGGGCAGTAT
Proteins encoded in this region:
- a CDS encoding ATP-binding protein, translating into MSVDAESLPIVDDVDVYHVGEHYARTVSQTIAVRGQIRQRSSVDPKLDEAGFECYRCGTLHRIPQGYGGIREPTICEGCEKRGPFRLVNEQCLYVDYQALRLQPVPERVEEGTETIDAHLTEQLARRGVESGEVVTLVAEYKAVHPDGSTVGQKILDVEEVIVEESAKQKADRAAHRDVIEELAATHDPMPTLIDSIAPNHYGDEHIKESLILQLVRGNSPDDEGTNHRGLIHQLQLGDPGTGKTDFGEALTALSPRAQKTSGNEGTSAAGLTAAMTRDGFDDRDLTVTAGAIPKCSGGAVFVDELDSAGSSEQNAVLEAMESGKVTVEKAGERAVLNAETAMLMAANPEDGHFRTGESPIQQTNIISPLLDRFDLIWVLRERTDREEIDDLAGHIIDGRDVATRQDRGDDVPDELREDVDGDLPIEALRAYLQACRELTPTFADDAVKDALREWYVAVKTRLVAREDEEDRTIPVTPRSLLDLIRLAEASAKARHSETIEMVDAERATRLKSRSFRELGLDPGPDVEVETDDDGQLVVTSDAPTAVVTEVVEELKFDGAGYGADREAVVDAVVEEADDLDHDEAEQLIEEMLTAETIDETPDGRLIA